In one Culex quinquefasciatus strain JHB chromosome 2, VPISU_Cqui_1.0_pri_paternal, whole genome shotgun sequence genomic region, the following are encoded:
- the LOC6038728 gene encoding regucalcin encodes MSSYKVQEIPGGQLELGEAPHWDAARQSLYYVSLTEATIHRLDHKQNKVYSASVDGCSSTSFIVPVKGRSSEFVVGDGTRLMLISWDGLSAKAHIVKVIADLAGQESGNRWNDGKVDSRGRLYAGTMTTDEKCFEICTGSFYRFEADKIGFVKQFGDVFISNGLAWNDRTKKFYYVDSAAYEVRVFDVDKDGNVSNGQVLYDFKDNGKKPVPFPDGMTVDEKGNLYVAVFHGSKVLKINPKGKVEQEILIPAKQVTSVAFGGPNLDELYVTTARKQVIDPQLAPAGATFKVTGLGVKGTPMYEMNL; translated from the exons ATGTCTAGCTACAAGGTGCAGGAGATTCCCGGCGGTCAGCTGGAGCTGGGCGAGGCACCCCATTGGGACGCCGCACGGCAGAGTTTGTACTACGTGAGTTTGACGGAGGCGACGATCCACCGGCTGGACCACAAGCAGAACAAGGTCTACAGCGCTTCTGTTG ATGGCTGTTCGAGTACGTCGTTTATCGTTCCGGTTAAGGGACGAAGCAGTGAGTTTGTGGTTGGTGACGGAACCAGGCTGATGCTGATCAGCTGGGATGGACTCTCGGCGAAGGCGCACATCGTGAAGGTTATCGCGGATCTTGCCGGACAGGAGTCTGGTAACCGGTGGAACGATGGAAAGGTTGATTCCAGGGGACGACTGTACGCTGGGACGATGACAACGGACGAGAAATGCTTTGAGATTTGTACTGGCAGCTTTTATCGATTTGAGGCTGACAAGATCGGCTTTGTAAAGCAGTTTGGAGATGTTTTCATCTCGAATGGATTGGCCTGGAACGATAGGACGAAGAAGTTCTACTACGTGGACTCTGCGGCGTACGAAGTAAGAGTGTTTGATGTGGACAAGGATGGGAACGTCA GCAACGGACAAGTACTATACGACTTCAAAGATAATGGTAAGAAACCGGTTCCCTTCCCGGACGGCATGACCGTCGATGAAAAGGGAAACTTGTACGTGGCCGTGTTTCATGGATCCAAAGTTCTCAAGATCAATCCCAA AGGGAAAGTCGAGCAGGAGATCCTGATTCCAGCAAAGCAGGTCACATCCGTTGCTTTCGGAGGACCAAACTTGGACGAACTGTACGTCACAACCGCCCGCAAGCAGGTCATAGATCCGCAACTCGCTCCGGCAGGCGCCACCTTCAAGGTGACCGGGCTGGGTGTCAAAGGGACCCCCATGTATGAAATGAACCTGTGA